A region of Panthera uncia isolate 11264 chromosome D4, Puncia_PCG_1.0, whole genome shotgun sequence DNA encodes the following proteins:
- the TRIM32 gene encoding E3 ubiquitin-protein ligase TRIM32 gives MPSCSVLGCVSRPLRGSAMAAAAAASHLNLDALREVLECPICMESFTEEQLRPKLLHCGHTICRQCLEKLLASSINGVRCPFCSKITRITSLTQLTDNLTVLKIIDTAGLSEAVGLLMCRSCGRRLPRQFCRSCGLVLCEPCREADHQPPGHCTLPVKEAAEERRHDFGEKLARLRELMGELQRRKVALEGVSKDLQARYKAVLQEYGHEERRVQEELARSRKFFTGSLAEVEKSNSQVVEEQSYLLNIAEVQAVSRCDYFLAKIKQADVALLEETADEEEPELTASLPRELTLQDVELLKVGHVGPLQIGQAVKKPRTVNMEDSWAMEAAASAASTSVTFREMDVSPEEVVASPRASPAKQRGSEPAANIQQCLFLKKMGAKGSTPGMFNLPVSLYVTGQGEVLVADRGNYRIQVFTRKGFLKEIRRSPSGIDSFVLSFLGADLPNLTPLSVAMNCQGLIGVTDSYDNSLKVYTLDGHCVACHRSQLSKPWGITALPSGQFVVTDVEGGKLWCFTVDRGAGVVKYSCLCSAVRPKFVTCDAEGTVYFTQGLGLNLENRQNEHHLEGGFSIGSVGPDGQLGRQISHFFSENEDFRCIAGMCVDARGDLIVADSSRKEILHFPKGGGYSVLIREGLTCPVGIALTPKGQLLVLDCWDHCIKIYSYHLRRYSTP, from the coding sequence ATGCCAAGCTGTTCGGTCCTGGGCTGTGTTAGCAGGCCCCTCAGAGGAAGTGCGATGGCCGCAGCAGCGGCTGCGTCTCACCTGAACCTGGATGCCCTCCGGGAAGTGCTGGAATGCCCCATCTGCATGGAGTCCTTCACAGAGGAGCAGCTGCGGCCCAAGCTCCTGCACTGTGGCCACACCATCTGCCGCCAGTGCCTGGAGAAGCTCCTGGCCAGTAGCATCAACGGTGTGCGCTGTCCCTTCTGCAGCAAGATTACCCGCATCACCAGCCTCACCCAGTTGACGGACAACCTGACTGTGCTGAAGATCATTGACACGGCGGGGCTCAGTGAGGCCGTGGGGCTGCTCATGTGCCGGTCCTGTGGGCGGCGGCTGCCCCGGCAGTTCTGCAGGAGCTGCGGCCTGGTGCTGTGTGAGCCCTGCCGGGAGGCTGACCACCAGCCCCCTGGCCACTGTACGCTCCCCGTCAAAGAGGCGGCCGAGGAGCGGCGCCACGACTTCGGAGAGAAGCTGGCCCGTCTGCGGGAGCTCATGGGGGAGCTGCAGCGGCGGAAGGTAGCCTTGGAAGGGGTCTCCAAGGACCTCCAGGCCAGGTATAAAGCAGTGCTCCAGGAGTACGGGCACGAGGAGCGCAGGGTCCAGGAAGAGCTGGCCCGCTCTCGGAAGTTCTTCACGGGCTCTCTGGCCGAGGTGGAGAAGTCCAACAGTCaggtggtggaggagcagagtTACCTGCTTAACATTGCCGAGGTGCAGGCCGTGTCTCGCTGTGACTACTTCCTGGCCAAGATCAAGCAGGCGGACGTCGCGCTCCTGGAGGAGACCGCGGACGAGGAGGAGCCGGAGCTCACGGCCAGCCTGCCCCGTGAGCTTACCCTACAGGACGTGGAGCTGCTTAAGGTGGGCCACGTCGGCCCCCTCCAAATCGGGCAGGCTGTTAAGAAGCCCCGGACCGTCAACATGGAAGACTCCTGGGCCATGGAGGCGGCAGCCTCTGCCGCCTCCACCTCTGTTACGTTCAGAGAGATGGACGTGAGCCCTGAGGAAGTGGTTGCCAGCCCGAGGGCCTCGCCTGCGAAGCAGCGGGGCTCCGAGCCAGCCGCCAACATCCAGCAGTGCCTCTTCCTCAAGAAGATGGGGGCCAAAGGCAGCACGCCAGGCATGTTCAACCTCCCGGTGAGTCTCTACGTGACCGGTCAGGGCGAGGTGCTGGTTGCCGACCGAGGCAACTACCGAATCCAAGTGTTCACTCGCAAAGGCTTTTTGAAGGAGATCCGCCGCAGCCCCAGTGGCATTGACAGCTTTGTGCTGAGCTTCCTTGGGGCTGATCTGCCCAACCTCACGCCTCTCTCAGTGGCCATGAACTGCCAGGGGCTGATTGGTGTGACTGACAGCTATGACAACTCCCTCAAGGTATACACCTTGGATGGCCACTGCGTGGCCTGTCACCGGAGCCAGCTGAGCAAACCCTGGGGCATCACAGCCCTTCCATCTGGCCAGTTCGTGGTAACTGATGTGGAAGGTGGAAAGCTCTGGTGCTTCACTGTTGAccggggggcaggggtggtcAAATACAGCTGCCTCTGTAGTGCCGTGCGGCCCAAGTTTGTCACCTGCGACGCCGAGGGCACCGTCTACTTCACGCAGGGCTTGGGCCTCAATCTGGAGAATCGGCAGAACGAGCACCACCTGGAGGGCGGCTTCTCCATTGGCTCTGTGGGCCCCGATGGGCAGCTGGGTCGCCAGATTAGCCACTTTTTCTCAGAGAATGAGGATTTCCGCTGCATTGCCGGCATGTGTGTGGATGCTCGTGGCGATCTCATTGTGGCCGATAGCAGTCGAAAGGAAATTCTCCACTTTCCCAAGGGCGGGGGCTATAGTGTGCTCATTCGAGAGGGGCTCACGTGTCCAGTGGGCATCGCCCTCACTCCTAAAGGGCAGCTGTTGGTCTTGGACTGTTGGGATCACTGCATCAAGATCTATAGCTACCATCTGAGAAGATACTCCACCCCTTAG